The Leptospira terpstrae serovar Hualin str. LT 11-33 = ATCC 700639 genome includes a region encoding these proteins:
- a CDS encoding adenylate/guanylate cyclase domain-containing protein, which produces MKTILLKLRSLLSKDSLPHGELQFPIRYKLLLITSVVLLVSMSGIIFLASYFFRKDSEVRVKENNIKINEILSLKVKSDLHSIKQDVHITASAILRNPTSANAIAKELFEEDQNFLLIGAYDVSLEPKFEALNDEFLQKYDYQKSEVKGLLRNIQPKLKKSFGGTTVIWNASPHFRHPILCLSFPLSESKDTHTILVTLVKLDSLLDAFQTSGPVETFLVSEDGSVLAHPDAKVVLSGINLNDLPIVERMKKSTVDNGQFRYESKDGVSHLGSFKKLGLGGVGVVSQVRESKIFEEVNNIQKRNVYILIVSLALSFIVVYVFAKSLSTPILKLVDASEEIRRGNYHIELHATSHDEIGTLTKSFVSMGRGLEEREKLKDSFGRFVNQDIAELAAKGKLSIGGQRKYCTIFFSDIRSFTAISEKLQPEEVVEFLNQYMTEMVKCVQETGGTVDKFIGDAIMATWGALRDSKQHAKSTVEAALRMRDKLIEFNKGRGTVKKPIIQIGCGINTGYVIAGQIGSSDKMEYTVIGDSVNLASRVESLNKETHTDILITETTYQEVKSDYHVLSMGEIELKGKSKAQKVYAVLGRKTDPNYPKNLSELQKLVGITVVKKGKK; this is translated from the coding sequence ATGAAAACGATATTGCTAAAACTACGTTCCCTTCTTTCCAAGGATTCCCTCCCACATGGAGAGTTGCAGTTTCCAATTCGATACAAACTTCTACTCATCACATCCGTTGTACTACTTGTTTCTATGTCTGGGATTATCTTTCTTGCTTCCTATTTTTTTAGAAAGGATAGTGAGGTTCGAGTCAAAGAAAACAATATCAAAATCAATGAAATCCTCTCCTTAAAAGTAAAATCAGACTTACATTCGATAAAACAAGATGTTCACATTACGGCTTCTGCCATTTTAAGAAATCCGACCTCAGCCAATGCAATCGCCAAAGAGTTGTTCGAGGAAGATCAAAACTTTCTTTTAATCGGAGCCTACGATGTAAGCCTTGAGCCAAAGTTTGAAGCTTTGAATGATGAGTTTTTACAAAAATACGACTACCAAAAATCAGAAGTAAAAGGATTACTTCGAAACATCCAACCCAAATTAAAAAAATCTTTTGGTGGGACCACAGTCATTTGGAATGCTAGTCCCCATTTTCGTCATCCTATCCTTTGCCTAAGTTTTCCACTTTCAGAATCTAAAGACACACATACTATCCTTGTCACTCTAGTAAAACTAGACAGTTTATTAGATGCTTTCCAAACCTCAGGGCCAGTAGAAACATTTCTTGTCAGTGAAGACGGAAGTGTACTTGCACATCCTGATGCTAAAGTTGTTCTTTCGGGAATTAATTTGAATGATCTTCCCATTGTAGAACGTATGAAAAAGTCTACCGTTGACAATGGACAGTTCCGTTATGAATCTAAAGACGGAGTATCACATCTCGGATCTTTCAAAAAACTTGGGTTAGGTGGTGTTGGAGTAGTTTCCCAAGTTCGCGAATCAAAAATTTTTGAAGAAGTAAATAACATCCAAAAACGAAATGTTTACATATTGATAGTTTCTTTAGCTCTTTCATTTATCGTTGTTTATGTTTTTGCAAAATCCCTATCAACACCCATTTTAAAATTAGTGGATGCTTCAGAAGAAATTAGGCGTGGGAACTATCATATTGAACTTCACGCCACTAGTCATGATGAAATTGGAACTCTCACCAAATCCTTCGTAAGTATGGGACGTGGTTTGGAAGAACGTGAAAAATTAAAAGATTCCTTCGGTCGATTTGTGAACCAAGATATCGCAGAACTTGCTGCCAAAGGTAAACTCTCAATAGGTGGCCAAAGAAAGTATTGCACCATTTTTTTCTCAGACATTAGAAGTTTCACAGCCATATCTGAAAAGTTACAACCAGAAGAAGTGGTAGAATTTTTAAATCAATATATGACCGAAATGGTAAAATGTGTACAGGAAACTGGTGGGACTGTAGATAAATTCATTGGTGATGCTATCATGGCCACTTGGGGAGCCCTTCGAGATTCAAAACAACATGCTAAGTCTACGGTAGAAGCTGCACTTAGAATGCGAGACAAACTCATTGAGTTTAACAAAGGAAGAGGTACAGTAAAAAAACCTATCATACAAATTGGATGTGGAATTAACACTGGCTATGTGATTGCAGGTCAGATTGGAAGTTCCGACAAAATGGAATATACTGTGATTGGAGATTCGGTCAATCTTGCCTCTCGAGTAGAATCTTTAAATAAAGAAACCCACACCGACATACTCATTACAGAAACAACTTACCAAGAAGTTAAATCCGATTACCATGTTCTAAGTATGGGAGAAATTGAGTTAAAAGGAAAATCCAAAGCTCAAAAAGTCTACGCAGTACTCGGGAGAAAAACAGATCCCAATTATCCAAAAAATTTGAGCGAACTACAAAAGTTAGTTGGAATTACTGTAGTGAAAAAGGGGAAAAAATGA
- a CDS encoding FecR family protein, which yields MNLDKRDRLVLFTLLGVAILFSLLFYLDINRKIGIGDREVVGTIFFKNNIVQRKFEDEVIWEKLENNSPLTNKDTIRSEAYSDALIRLKDGTEINIDENSMFNLDLTGEEPNLEFTQGSLEVKKNDTQPNQLKITSAGSEINVDSGNVKIERSKERELSLFVEKGKTTVKQQDGKSVAVEEGKKAEFKKTGIEIKKIPVVLIAPSSQKLFYAEPEEVSVHFQWKIESGYENPILEVSRSPNFQMTLINEKVEGTQADFKLKEGTFYWRLKVKNKVGSGNEFSEINKFFVTKLESFQGESPENGTIIPFVQTYPLTTLTWTKLTTANTYKLIVSNSPKLVNPIKQLETTANQISYDDLKEGTYYWKVIAKSSFPDTKDRESQVLSFIIKKQNSVPAPKWLRPSSGTEISAEEIQQNQAILIWDGNAELKSYQVKVAKDSKMASVVFSEETASNFLVPNWNQLGKGTFFATIIGKSKEGKETETSSLLSFTIVDKKKKTEPIEDPTENKPDRKLEPRLEMMSPNGTIVQMKGKSSLDFQWKVTGVTGEKYDLVLYQHTGDKKTAIYKISTKDSKHSLKDLSILDEGSFSWDLSVYKDSNLLLSRKGSFILALDQFKSLKPSDIEFISPKRLYKEKR from the coding sequence ATGAATTTAGATAAACGAGACCGCCTCGTCCTATTCACGCTCTTAGGTGTTGCTATTCTCTTTTCTTTACTATTTTATTTGGATATCAATCGTAAAATTGGGATTGGAGATCGAGAAGTTGTAGGAACCATCTTTTTTAAAAATAATATTGTTCAAAGAAAATTTGAAGATGAAGTGATTTGGGAAAAATTAGAAAACAATAGCCCACTCACAAATAAAGATACAATTCGATCTGAAGCTTATTCAGATGCACTCATTCGATTAAAAGATGGAACGGAAATTAATATTGATGAAAATTCAATGTTTAACCTGGATTTAACGGGAGAAGAACCAAATCTCGAGTTCACTCAAGGTTCCTTAGAAGTTAAAAAGAACGATACTCAACCCAACCAACTAAAAATCACAAGTGCCGGTAGCGAAATTAATGTAGATTCCGGTAATGTGAAAATCGAAAGGTCCAAAGAAAGAGAACTAAGTCTTTTTGTTGAAAAAGGAAAAACTACTGTCAAACAACAAGACGGCAAGTCAGTTGCAGTTGAAGAAGGGAAAAAGGCCGAATTTAAAAAAACTGGAATTGAAATCAAAAAAATTCCCGTTGTACTAATTGCACCTTCTTCTCAGAAATTATTTTATGCGGAACCAGAAGAAGTTTCCGTTCATTTTCAATGGAAAATTGAATCAGGATACGAAAATCCTATTTTGGAAGTCTCAAGATCACCTAACTTTCAAATGACGTTAATCAACGAAAAAGTGGAAGGAACCCAAGCTGACTTTAAATTAAAAGAAGGCACCTTTTATTGGAGATTGAAGGTTAAAAACAAGGTAGGTTCTGGAAACGAATTCAGTGAAATCAATAAATTTTTCGTAACCAAACTAGAGTCCTTTCAGGGAGAATCTCCTGAAAACGGAACTATAATCCCATTCGTACAGACATACCCACTGACCACACTCACTTGGACCAAACTTACAACAGCTAACACTTACAAGTTGATCGTTTCCAATTCACCTAAACTCGTAAATCCAATCAAACAATTAGAAACGACTGCTAATCAAATTTCTTATGATGATCTAAAGGAAGGCACATACTATTGGAAGGTCATTGCAAAGTCTTCCTTTCCTGATACAAAGGATAGAGAAAGCCAAGTCCTTTCTTTTATTATCAAAAAACAAAATTCTGTTCCAGCACCAAAATGGTTACGACCATCTTCTGGAACAGAAATATCCGCAGAGGAAATCCAACAGAACCAAGCTATTTTGATTTGGGATGGCAATGCAGAATTAAAATCTTATCAAGTAAAAGTTGCTAAAGATTCTAAAATGGCATCGGTAGTTTTTTCCGAAGAAACAGCATCAAATTTTCTCGTACCTAACTGGAATCAATTGGGAAAAGGTACTTTTTTTGCAACGATCATTGGAAAATCAAAAGAAGGCAAAGAAACAGAGACTTCTTCTTTGCTCAGTTTTACCATTGTAGACAAAAAGAAAAAAACTGAACCAATAGAAGATCCAACGGAAAACAAACCAGATCGAAAATTAGAACCCAGGTTGGAAATGATGTCTCCGAATGGAACCATTGTCCAAATGAAAGGAAAATCTAGTTTAGACTTTCAATGGAAGGTTACTGGAGTGACTGGAGAAAAATATGATCTTGTTTTATACCAACACACAGGTGATAAAAAAACAGCTATTTATAAAATCTCCACTAAAGATTCAAAACATAGTTTGAAGGACTTAAGTATCTTAGACGAAGGTTCCTTCTCTTGGGATCTCAGTGTGTATAAAGATTCCAACCTATTATTATCCAGAAAAGGAAGTTTTATATTGGCACTTGATCAGTTTAAATCATTAAAACCTTCTGATATTGAATTCATTTCTCCAAAACGGTTGTATAAAGAAAAACGATGA
- a CDS encoding DUF1574 domain-containing protein, which translates to MDLIRNRFLLVPFLVVFLTFCLDKLLLLENIHTYFSKSLSDINYIQKHQLYEDLKVYLSKKDRDKVLVYFGNSRALLFDNEYIHKKYPGWVMFNFSVPGGKPDYVLQWMEEFRKDNVKPDFFLFDHSVEMYNSAATLKVDETLTNGLNVSFVLKHFSLFSTEDISTLIAKRMFRAYQYRPKLDVILARAKNKESFLYPYRELRNSLMENLNQGKGSAMTPGTHQSVLPQELLKKSAIGDFHSYLVPFHFSDQVLSFTNESLELAKQLGVPTAVIWVRLSLPYMDHIRNLKVSVGDGKVDTVYHDWYPRMLEYHKSNGIPFWNMNDDTNYTCNNFSDAGHMSPTCYDEYTDYIFKNLLQSFVKGAR; encoded by the coding sequence GTGGATTTAATTCGTAATCGATTTTTGTTGGTCCCGTTCCTAGTTGTTTTCCTTACGTTTTGTTTAGACAAACTTTTGCTTTTAGAAAACATACATACCTATTTTTCAAAATCACTTTCTGATATTAATTATATTCAGAAACATCAGTTATATGAAGACTTAAAAGTTTATTTATCAAAAAAAGATCGAGACAAAGTGTTGGTATACTTTGGTAATTCTCGCGCCCTTTTATTTGACAATGAATACATTCATAAAAAATATCCAGGTTGGGTGATGTTTAACTTCTCCGTGCCAGGAGGAAAACCTGATTATGTTTTACAATGGATGGAAGAGTTTCGTAAAGATAACGTAAAACCAGATTTCTTTTTATTTGACCATTCGGTTGAAATGTATAATTCGGCAGCTACTTTAAAAGTAGATGAAACATTAACCAATGGACTCAATGTTTCTTTTGTATTAAAACATTTTTCATTATTTTCAACAGAAGATATTTCAACACTAATTGCAAAACGTATGTTTCGGGCTTATCAATACCGCCCTAAGTTGGATGTAATCCTTGCTCGTGCAAAAAATAAGGAATCATTTTTATATCCTTATCGTGAGCTACGCAATAGTTTAATGGAGAATTTGAATCAAGGGAAGGGTTCTGCGATGACCCCAGGGACTCACCAATCAGTTCTTCCTCAAGAGTTATTAAAAAAGTCAGCGATTGGCGACTTTCACTCGTATTTAGTACCCTTTCATTTTTCTGATCAAGTGTTGAGTTTCACAAACGAATCATTGGAACTTGCAAAACAATTGGGAGTTCCAACCGCTGTCATTTGGGTTCGGCTTTCATTGCCTTATATGGACCACATTCGAAATTTAAAAGTTTCAGTAGGTGATGGAAAGGTTGATACTGTGTATCATGATTGGTATCCTAGAATGTTAGAATACCATAAATCGAATGGAATACCGTTTTGGAATATGAATGATGATACAAATTATACCTGCAACAACTTTAGTGATGCAGGTCACATGTCACCGACATGTTATGATGAGTATACAGATTATATTTTTAAGAATCTACTTCAGTCTTTTGTGAAAGGTGCCCGGTAA
- a CDS encoding MBOAT family O-acyltransferase, whose protein sequence is MLFNSIPFLIFFSIVYLLYWAIPKVARKYFLLIAGICFYAYFSLALTVHFLVVISINYLFYRKIKVTPTKFWIGLTVILNLINLGFFKYIYFFSKVLADLTNYPFFKQVPDLIHIALPLAISFYTFQVIAAAVDTYRDSTKPIIKVEDYFLFVAFFPVLIAGPIMRMSDFFPNLDKLTPNKEKMYRASYLLMSGLVKKVLVADPMSLTISPVFGSPAEYDSFSLFIAGVCYAIQVYSDFSGLTDMARSIALFLGFETPENFKAPFFSTSGRELWKRWHITLSFWLRDYIYFPLGGSRKGELRTYLNLIIIMTLGGFWHGADYTFICWGFYWGVILAGERYFEDNLGWKLTPEKNKFLIVLKALIVFVLFSISGLMFRSNNATNMLDHFHGIFTHFSNSLEAMFIGDKNEWLVSATSLLGNGSSFRFQHIENLERIFYTSVALLFFHHIQYVPEYWQRVRKHDIWLVPALGIVTIFLLATLSQDGGEFIYYKF, encoded by the coding sequence ATGTTGTTCAACTCAATCCCATTTTTAATCTTCTTTTCAATCGTTTATTTGCTCTATTGGGCCATTCCCAAAGTAGCTCGCAAATACTTTCTACTCATTGCAGGAATCTGCTTTTATGCCTACTTCTCATTGGCATTGACTGTCCACTTTCTTGTAGTCATTAGCATCAATTATCTTTTTTATCGGAAGATCAAAGTCACTCCAACAAAGTTTTGGATCGGACTTACAGTTATTCTCAACCTTATCAATTTAGGATTTTTTAAGTATATATATTTTTTCAGTAAGGTTCTCGCTGATCTAACGAACTATCCGTTCTTTAAACAAGTTCCTGATTTAATCCATATTGCTCTCCCACTTGCGATTAGTTTTTACACATTTCAAGTGATTGCCGCTGCCGTGGATACTTACAGAGATTCTACAAAACCTATCATTAAAGTTGAAGATTACTTTTTGTTTGTGGCATTTTTTCCAGTACTCATTGCTGGACCAATCATGAGGATGTCCGACTTTTTCCCCAACTTAGACAAACTCACACCGAATAAAGAAAAGATGTACCGGGCATCTTATTTACTCATGTCAGGGCTTGTAAAAAAAGTTCTCGTTGCAGATCCAATGTCACTTACCATCTCGCCAGTGTTTGGTTCTCCAGCAGAGTATGATTCTTTTTCTTTATTTATCGCTGGTGTTTGTTATGCGATTCAAGTTTATAGTGATTTTTCTGGACTCACTGACATGGCGCGTTCCATTGCTTTGTTTTTAGGATTTGAAACTCCTGAAAATTTTAAGGCACCTTTTTTCTCAACATCAGGGAGAGAACTTTGGAAACGTTGGCACATTACACTTTCTTTTTGGCTTAGAGATTATATTTACTTTCCTCTCGGCGGTTCTCGTAAAGGAGAACTTCGTACTTACTTAAACCTTATCATCATCATGACACTAGGGGGTTTTTGGCACGGAGCTGATTATACCTTTATCTGTTGGGGTTTTTATTGGGGAGTTATATTGGCAGGTGAAAGGTATTTCGAAGATAACCTGGGTTGGAAGTTAACTCCTGAAAAAAATAAATTTCTTATTGTTCTCAAAGCATTGATTGTCTTTGTATTATTTTCTATTTCCGGACTTATGTTTCGATCCAATAATGCGACTAATATGCTGGATCACTTTCACGGTATTTTTACTCACTTTTCAAATAGTTTGGAAGCCATGTTTATTGGAGATAAAAATGAGTGGTTGGTCTCAGCGACTTCTCTTTTGGGAAATGGTTCTTCTTTTCGGTTCCAACACATTGAAAACTTGGAACGAATTTTTTATACTTCGGTTGCCTTACTTTTTTTCCATCATATCCAGTATGTTCCGGAGTATTGGCAGCGAGTTCGTAAACATGATATATGGCTTGTTCCTGCGCTCGGTATTGTTACAATCTTTCTTCTTGCTACTCTTTCCCAAGATGGCGGAGAATTTATCTACTATAAGTTTTAG
- a CDS encoding NYN domain-containing protein, with amino-acid sequence MPVNERILIDGMNLMYKFPDLAFCLGEYRLQDARDGLLAHLKRYYAKKKHSKILVFFDGKKDLTSDCYSEDFGEFSVHYSHEKKADELIIGYLNLCPVPSQCLVITSDKEIVSFARRLRAKRMTSEEFYADWVKREADEDETEFNHLKEGLTPSSETDYWERQFLP; translated from the coding sequence GTGCCCGTAAATGAGAGAATCCTGATCGACGGGATGAATCTAATGTATAAATTTCCCGATTTGGCATTTTGTCTGGGGGAATACCGCCTGCAAGATGCCCGGGATGGGTTATTGGCCCACCTAAAACGATATTACGCAAAGAAGAAACATTCTAAGATTCTAGTATTTTTCGACGGGAAGAAGGATCTAACCTCAGATTGTTATTCGGAAGATTTTGGTGAATTCTCGGTTCATTATAGTCATGAAAAAAAAGCTGACGAACTCATCATCGGTTATCTCAATTTATGCCCTGTACCTTCTCAATGTTTGGTGATCACTTCAGATAAAGAGATTGTTAGTTTTGCACGTAGGCTTCGGGCCAAACGAATGACCTCAGAAGAATTTTATGCAGACTGGGTCAAAAGGGAAGCAGATGAGGACGAAACCGAATTTAACCACCTGAAAGAAGGATTGACACCAAGTTCGGAAACCGATTACTGGGAGAGACAATTCCTTCCTTGA
- a CDS encoding SDR family NAD(P)-dependent oxidoreductase: MGKKIIIVGASSGIGKAIAEAELNAGNSVVLLARREKSLESISKKANLGKEKRAFPLVFDVTKFSTAEKTFQKALSILGNVDEVYFASGVMPEISPNEYNTTKDLEMLNVNLLGAVAFLNPVATYFTKQKSGKIIGISSIAGERGRKGNPVYNTSKAAFNTYLEALRNRLSESNVQVTTIKPGFVITEMTKGLKLPEKGLLKAITAEVAAEKIRNIVASGKDEAFVPGIWALVGLIIRNIPNFIFKKLSI; this comes from the coding sequence ATGGGGAAAAAAATAATCATCGTCGGTGCCTCGAGCGGGATCGGAAAAGCCATTGCAGAAGCTGAATTGAACGCGGGGAATTCCGTGGTTCTTTTAGCAAGAAGGGAAAAGTCCCTAGAGTCCATTTCCAAAAAAGCCAATTTAGGAAAAGAGAAAAGAGCCTTTCCTTTGGTCTTTGATGTGACTAAATTTTCCACTGCTGAAAAAACATTTCAAAAAGCACTCTCAATACTTGGTAATGTGGACGAAGTGTATTTTGCCTCGGGAGTGATGCCGGAAATTTCACCTAATGAATACAATACGACAAAAGATTTAGAAATGTTAAACGTAAACCTACTGGGTGCTGTTGCCTTCCTAAATCCAGTGGCAACTTATTTTACAAAACAAAAGTCTGGTAAAATTATTGGAATCTCATCCATTGCAGGGGAACGAGGACGTAAAGGAAATCCAGTTTACAATACATCTAAAGCTGCCTTTAATACATACCTAGAAGCACTTCGCAACCGATTGTCAGAATCCAATGTCCAAGTAACAACCATTAAACCAGGGTTTGTCATTACGGAAATGACCAAGGGTCTCAAACTTCCAGAAAAAGGATTACTCAAAGCAATCACGGCTGAAGTTGCTGCAGAAAAAATTCGTAACATCGTCGCGAGTGGAAAAGACGAAGCTTTTGTTCCAGGGATATGGGCACTCGTTGGTCTTATCATTCGGAACATTCCCAATTTCATTTTTAAAAAACTGAGTATATAA
- a CDS encoding FAD-binding oxidoreductase: MVAKKTKSVLDVKVPKKEKVEAWGMSTFSQSPVFRPETEEEIKDLFVWANQTGTKVALRGGGCSYGDASTNTDGIVLDLTHFNKVLDFNLKTGVMTVQSGARIKDLWETGIENGYWPPVVSGTMMPTLGGALSMNIHGKNNFKVGTIGEHIKEFTFLTAKGDILVCSPKKNTDLFYSAISGFGMLGCFLTVQIKMKPIYAGKMKIDPVYVRNFDELFAYFEEHYKSSDYLVGWIDAFASGKSMGRGQIHKATNLKEGEDPDFPGNCLLERQHLPSRLFYVIPKKWMWILMRPFSFNLGMRLINLAKCIASILVNHKAYYQGHAEYAFLLDYVPNWKFIYKPGAMIQYQVFIPKENAKQAFSEIFTICQERGIVNYLSVFKKHKPDPFLLTHAVDGFSMAMDFPVTKGNKEKLWSLCHEMDEIVLKHKGRFYFAKDSTLRKRVMESYFPKDNLKRFYSLKKKYDPKGILQTDLYKRVFLTEK; this comes from the coding sequence ATGGTCGCAAAGAAAACAAAATCCGTTCTTGATGTGAAAGTTCCCAAAAAGGAAAAGGTCGAAGCATGGGGAATGAGTACTTTTTCTCAATCTCCTGTTTTTCGACCTGAGACAGAAGAAGAAATCAAAGATCTCTTTGTATGGGCAAACCAAACTGGCACCAAAGTTGCGTTACGTGGTGGAGGTTGTAGTTATGGCGATGCTTCCACCAATACAGATGGAATTGTTTTGGATTTAACTCATTTCAATAAGGTTTTAGATTTTAACTTAAAAACAGGCGTGATGACTGTACAATCCGGTGCTAGAATCAAAGACCTTTGGGAAACAGGAATTGAAAATGGATATTGGCCACCTGTAGTTTCTGGAACCATGATGCCAACACTAGGAGGTGCACTTTCTATGAACATTCATGGAAAAAACAACTTCAAAGTGGGAACCATCGGAGAACATATCAAAGAATTTACATTTCTAACTGCGAAAGGAGATATCTTGGTTTGTTCTCCTAAAAAAAATACAGATCTATTTTATTCTGCAATCTCCGGTTTTGGAATGTTAGGTTGTTTTTTAACAGTACAAATCAAAATGAAACCTATTTACGCGGGTAAAATGAAAATTGATCCGGTCTATGTTAGAAACTTTGATGAACTATTTGCCTACTTCGAAGAACATTATAAGTCTTCCGATTATTTAGTAGGTTGGATTGATGCCTTTGCTTCTGGAAAATCAATGGGTAGAGGGCAAATCCACAAAGCGACTAACTTAAAAGAAGGAGAAGATCCTGACTTTCCTGGTAACTGTTTACTGGAAAGACAACACCTACCTTCTCGCCTTTTCTATGTGATCCCTAAAAAATGGATGTGGATACTAATGCGTCCCTTCAGTTTTAATTTGGGAATGCGCCTGATCAATTTGGCGAAATGTATTGCGAGTATTTTAGTAAATCATAAAGCCTATTACCAAGGCCATGCAGAATATGCTTTTCTTTTGGACTATGTTCCCAATTGGAAATTTATTTATAAACCTGGGGCCATGATTCAATACCAAGTGTTTATTCCCAAAGAGAACGCCAAACAAGCATTTAGTGAGATATTCACAATTTGTCAAGAACGAGGGATTGTAAACTATCTATCGGTTTTCAAAAAACACAAACCAGACCCTTTCCTTTTAACACATGCAGTGGACGGATTTTCTATGGCTATGGACTTTCCCGTTACCAAAGGAAACAAAGAAAAACTTTGGTCTTTGTGCCATGAAATGGATGAGATAGTTTTAAAACACAAAGGTAGATTCTACTTTGCTAAGGACTCAACCCTACGCAAACGTGTGATGGAATCCTACTTTCCTAAAGACAATCTCAAAAGATTTTACTCACTCAAGAAAAAGTATGATCCAAAAGGAATTTTACAAACTGACCTTTACAAACGAGTGTTTTTAACAGAAAAATAA
- a CDS encoding LptF/LptG family permease: MNLLLTPFLWFKKEFIPFRTLDRYLFLDFFRTFIGTLIMLTSMIVIYKFTDVMKYLVSSKVNQVHVYLHVLYSLPSMVDQVVAPALMFSVCFVIGQFSVNKELVAMMVAGVSFIRIITPILLFGIAIWLIMTLFGQMVVIPANKKAQIEYSIMAKGSNRLIDFVYQLHIKGKKGFYYVYWIDEKENTVKGGFNYIEITPDGHPTYTVSSQKAKFIPSPHSWVLYDAEEVRFNENLELVSRIKYPEKTYDFAEDLAYFSKPIRNPEEMNFFELADEIESRITKGIPFRNVIIQQHMAFAMPLMSFVVVTLGALAGAITKRSAGVASLGLTIAVVLLYYILNSTAKTLAENGALPIWIGMWMTPVIFTSAAYFLYRRMNI, encoded by the coding sequence ATGAATTTGTTGTTAACACCGTTTCTTTGGTTCAAAAAAGAGTTCATTCCTTTTCGCACTTTAGATCGTTATTTATTTTTAGATTTTTTTAGAACCTTTATAGGTACTCTCATCATGCTTACATCCATGATCGTGATTTATAAATTCACAGATGTAATGAAGTATTTGGTTTCTTCGAAAGTAAACCAAGTGCATGTGTATTTGCATGTTTTGTATTCTTTGCCATCGATGGTGGACCAAGTAGTGGCACCGGCACTTATGTTTTCCGTTTGTTTTGTCATCGGTCAATTTAGCGTAAATAAAGAACTTGTGGCAATGATGGTAGCCGGAGTTTCCTTTATTCGCATCATCACTCCCATTCTATTGTTTGGAATTGCGATTTGGTTAATCATGACTCTTTTTGGCCAAATGGTTGTGATACCAGCCAACAAAAAAGCACAGATAGAATATAGTATTATGGCGAAAGGTTCCAATCGTCTGATTGATTTTGTATACCAATTACATATCAAAGGCAAAAAAGGATTCTATTACGTATATTGGATAGATGAAAAAGAAAACACAGTAAAAGGAGGTTTCAATTATATTGAAATCACTCCTGATGGACATCCTACTTACACTGTTTCTTCTCAAAAAGCAAAATTCATTCCATCACCACATAGTTGGGTTTTATACGATGCAGAAGAAGTAAGATTCAATGAAAATTTAGAACTTGTATCTCGGATAAAATATCCAGAGAAAACTTATGATTTTGCAGAAGATTTAGCATATTTTTCAAAACCCATCCGTAATCCAGAAGAGATGAATTTTTTCGAATTGGCAGACGAGATTGAGTCCAGGATTACTAAAGGTATTCCTTTTCGCAATGTGATCATTCAACAACATATGGCTTTTGCAATGCCACTCATGTCTTTTGTTGTCGTTACGCTTGGTGCACTAGCTGGTGCCATTACTAAACGTTCGGCAGGTGTGGCAAGTCTTGGTCTTACCATTGCAGTAGTGTTATTGTATTATATTCTAAATTCTACGGCTAAAACTTTGGCAGAAAATGGTGCATTACCGATTTGGATTGGTATGTGGATGACACCAGTTATATTTACATCGGCTGCCTATTTTCTATACAGACGAATGAATATTTAA